The Schistocerca nitens isolate TAMUIC-IGC-003100 chromosome 8, iqSchNite1.1, whole genome shotgun sequence genome includes the window TGTCACAGCAAAGTAGtcgttacaaaattgttaaggctttcgtggccacttgttgacaaactgcctattggcttctgtctcgggttcttcggccgacgttcgtctaatgattttactgacgtttcgccagcacgagtgactgacattgtcaaagcttcactctccattcccggtgatgaactggagccgagctcgtggcagcagactatatgtacctagcGCGCCAACATCCgaaggcttctccgcggtcatttccggtgcggttctcctcttgctacctgcgacggacgttcgctgcagtgcgggaagccaggatccgtttaccttaaggctttcgtctttcttgttgaaactgttctcgTGATTTTGTAttcctacagcttctctgaacaagcgcgtttgactatgcttctctacagccagaacttccgtgtcggcgaattttattacgtggtcggtctcaatCAGTGCGTGCTCTGCTCCCACGGCCGAttactccacctgccccaacctgcaatgtcggttATGTTGTTtggtcctggtgttgattgatcgtacagtcattccgacatagacttttccgcatgtgcatggtctACGGTATATtatcgacattgcaagtgggtcccttttctcctttgcagaTCTAAGactctctttgatcttccttgtcggtttgaaaatcgtctttacgcgatGTTAGCGCAATATACGGCCGGTTCTGTCCGTCCCTTTGGGAATGTATGGCAgtaaggccgtacccgacatttctttttctgattccttacatcgccgagtgtttggctctgttacacttataatataatttgtggagcaatgggtactccacaaattacattagaagtgtaacaatgGACACTCCACATGACTATGGAAAAGAAAGATTCTGAAACACATTATGAAGACTTTTACGATTTCGAATAGGTAACTTTCCAGATAGGTTCTAGCTCGTAAATAAGTGTAAAGTATAGACTTGAAAAAGCTTTTTTGGGTTAAATGAACTTCTAGGTCATAGAGGGCACTCATAGTGTGGAAGGCAGTGACACAGGCATTTCTCGTGTCGTGGTATAGCGACGTTATCAGAAAAGATTTATAGCATATTCTAATTACCTCTTCATACAACAAAGTGCGGATATATGTGCAAGCCCCAACTACATTTTACAGGTATACTTATACTTCAATGCTACTATGAATATAAACATGTTGAAAttatattatttcaaaatatttattctACATAAAAAGTTAAGAGTATGCTGCTCTTGACTGGTATGAGATTTTTCCTTtcttatataattgtaagaaatgTTAGTTTCTCCATACTGTTGATGGACTAGGTGTTGAGCTAGAATCCAAGTCACCATACATTGTAGGTAATATGTTACATGTGTGAAGATCTATGAATACGCTGCTGATAAGTTTAATATCAAAGGGATGGATTTTCTACAATTTATTTTTTGATGAGAacataaacagcattaaccgtagTACCCTGTAGTCAATTTAAAAGAATTGATAACTTGAGTGTGTATGTTTGAATAAACACTCACATATGTGATCTTAAAACTTTCAATAATGTAAATGTTAGTTCAATTTTTAATATTATATCATATCTGCATATCTACTTTCatgtttattattcatttattgtttgtcattacCGATGTCCTAAACACAATTTCTGTTAACAGCGTCGCTAATAAAATTAAGTTTTTACAGCTGTCAATTGTAGCTCTGCATGTTTTTAGATCAATATAATTTCAAAATCCAAACTTCTCTCTAGATTTTCATAAACtaagaaaaatgaatttaaggTCTGAAATATTTATTACCTCCAATGGTCCTTTGACATGCCAAAACAGTTTGGAACGCCTGAACTTATTCAGATACATTTTACATGTATCTAGCGTAAAACAAAATCTTCTCCTTCTTTGTTATTGGCTTTTGGTTTATTATGGTActtttcaatgatttcctcttgttCTGCTTTAAATAATGGTTCTTCATTGATTTCCTTACCTTCATGTTGTTGACTACAATCCTATTCCATTATTAAACGTCAGCCTTCCCACATTTACATTAATTTCAGGGACCCAATTCTTAGGATATTTTTTGACATTATGCTATAGAATTTTATACACAATGTATTCCCCCACCCCATATTTTACTTTTAAGAactattcactgttaattttttatttaaatatgaacATAAATCTTGTCTAGATTTATATTAATGAATTCATCAATCCTGCACATTCGCAAATCTCTCCTTCGATTCGATTACTATAGaactgttttcctttttctttataaACATCTACTTCAGCACTCTACCTCATTACTCATAGCTTGTATCTGTCCAGTGGCATTCTGTTATGGTTCAAAACATTAATCACTGAATCCCATCTTACATCCACGGTACTCTGATTATTCCTTGAAATAGAAAAAATGTGTAAATTTTATTGTCCTGCTTGGTTCCTAACACTTTGGTCCTGTTTGTAaatccttttgttttctttttattttgctttatATATTGCTCTGTTTTGTCATGAAGAGACTGCACATAGAGCTAATCTGATCTATCAAACAGTCGATGTCTTTTTATATTTCTACCATTGTTTCAGGTGTGACCTTTTTGATGCAAGATTTCGTTTATTCTTAAAATTAACGTAATTTTTTACCATTGTCATGAGCCTCGTTTGTGCCATCTACAGCTTCATATGTACATCTTAAGTCAATATACAGTACATGGCAAAGGACATTTCGTATAAGTGTTAGTTACCCTCTCTGTCACTGCATCTGAAAGGAAAAATGTCTATGTCTATATACATGCACAAATGCTTTTTGCCTCATTTATTAGCCACCTGAGCAAGATACAGGCCGAGTCCGCGGAATTGTTGTGCAGCCTTCCTTGAACACTGATACTGTAAATCTACCCACCACCTTTAGCGAGAAGTATACTCAAACATTCTGGTCTAGTGGTTACACGGTTAATGATTGTTCTATCTTGTGGTTAAAATAGTTACAACAGAGTTACTAtgttaaaagtaaaaataaacttaattaaatTACTCTTAATGAACTTTACTACAAACACCAGTTGTTAAAGATTTATTAACATGATAACTCACATGTAAATTACGTCCTGAACGATGAAaatagaattgatattgtgatcacagattggaataaaaaacattGGAAATAGGAAAGAAACTGCTTCAAATACACATTGTAAGACTTTATAAGGTATTTACTTAGCTTGCCATATGGTTGTTGTTGTAGTTCCCAAATCAGTGTGTGGGATTTGCTGCTTAATAGAAATGATAGCAAGTAATAACTGGATACTTTTCTTTAGGCACGTCATCTTTTGGGAACCGGTTTGTATGGTCTCAAATGAAAAAGATGTTCTTATCTTGTTGCACAACGGTCGTAAAATGTAGTTTCTATAGTTGGCAGAAAACGAAATGCGTGACTTTCTGTATAACACGTGAGGGTTTATTCACAGAGATTTTTTAAggctaatgaaagatttcttttagTTTTTATCAATGTCTGTTAAATAAATAACGGCTTTACAACATTACCTTGTAACGTAAGGGTTCCTTTTCATTTTTTGTTGCCCAgactttttttatttgtatgaacatgTTATACAcatttgcttagtgtatttatttgtatgCTAATAATTCGTGTGTATGAGAATCGTTTTGAGATGAAAAGCGTCACTCATTTTTCTAGACCTAAAATACTGACGCGCGCTCACATGATGTTGCGTCATTTGTCTTGAATTTAATAGGCTTTCGCTCAGTCATGCAGTTTATGACTGATAGAACGTCTTCTGCAAATCAACGTGACTTAGTGTGTTTCTTTGTTCGAAAATTTGTTATTTCCTTACAAATTTTCTTACATCAACAGTAGCAGTTGTCCTATATTAAAACGTAAATACGTAGTGTGTTTTTTTAAATTGGTTGCAAAATAAATTCTGAGATTTTCAACATTTATAGACACTTTATTTGTCATATGTACtgtatttgtttctcagttcattaAGTTATTGATCTTGAGTTCCTtgtgtcattttccagtttttGCGTCATCTTCTCATTTCATCGTACATCATCGGCGGCGAGGAAACAAAAAGAATTCGTGTTCCTCGTGTTTCGGGTAACACCAGAGTCCCATTATTCTGAGGTGTATGTCGCTCAGCGGTGAGTCCACATCATGTATTGATTCTCGATACTGAAAGAAAGAAGTAGTATTAACTGAACAAGAAATAAACGTCCTTGTGATAAATTTTTGACAGTCTTACAGAGACAAGTGATTGACAAGTGTAAGGGCACAAATTCAGATGCTAAGAAACTGAAATACAACAGCAGACAACGAAAATGAGGGTCCATCGAAGGCGATCAAGATCACGAGTACCCCAGTGATAGACTGTGATGTACGTTTAGATCGAAACCCCGTCCAGTCCTTGACAATTTTTAAGTGCATTCACATAATTCcactatttttctgtttgtttcctaTTACCTGTTTAAGAAAAGCTGACTACTTTTTGTAAGACTCATATGCGGAAAATGACCAGATTGTGGGTTACGCATGTTTCAGCCTTCATTACAAAATTTGTTTCTTCCTTCATCTTGTCACGGAAACATTTGGGCACTAAGTACCGACTATGATAAGATGCGTCGTGGAATTACCTACACGTCGTGACACTGTGTGTCACCCGGTCCAGCAGCAACTGCAGGAAATTTTTTTGTCATCTACGAGTGCCAGGCAGTGTAAACAATGGCAACACATGAGAGGTTAAGTCAGGCGTCAGCAGAGAGACGCCGACGACATTAGTTTCTCTGAGTATGAGATGTTAAAGTGGAGggatgtagatttggtaattaattCAAAGTATTCGTAACGTGTTCTCTGGATAGTGCACCACAGTTTCACCCGACACAaacgagcgaaaacattatgaccacctgcttgataGTTTCTTTGTTTATCTGTATAACGAAATACACCATtgactctgcgtatcagggatccgacgtttcttggtagttttgtggagatatgggatgtctacgcacaggccatgtgattcgcgtaaataacgggccggtgatttgcgtatgcggtgatggtgcccgatagcgacccagatgggtttcataggattcacggatttacaccaggcgaatttggttgccgagaaATCAGTGTGAGTTCACTCTAACGCTCGTCAAacgactgcagaacggttctggctccgagacacaggcaattatactgctgaaagatgaaagCGCCGTCGAGGAGGCATGAGCCATGAAgcaatgcaggtggttcgcagctgtcagctagtcttagattactaccacaggacccatgcaagcgcaggagaatgtctcctatagcacgatactgctcccaccagcctgcgtccgtggcgcgctgcacgtctggagctgccattcacctcgatggcggcgtttgtggcgacgagcatcgacctagtgtagcagaagTGTCGTTCACCCGAAAAGACGACACGCTTCCATTGATCGACGTTGGAACTCCGATGGTCCCGGGCCTATTGCAACCACAACTGACgatttcgttgggtcaacatgggaacacgtaggggtgacatgttgcggagctccatgttcaatgaaacttcctggcagattaaaactgtgtgccggaccgaggctcgaactcggaacctttacctttcgcgggcaagtgctctaccaactgagctacccaagcacgactcaggccccgtcctcacagctttacttctgccagtatctcgtctcctaccttccaaactttacagaagctctcctgcgaaccatgcacaactagcactcctcaaataaaggatattgcggagacatggcttagccacagcctggaggatgttttcagaatgagattttcactctgtagcggagtgtgcgctgatatactggtagaagtaaagctgtgaggacggggcgtgagtcgtgttggtagagcacttgcccgcgaaaggcaaaggtgtcgagttcgagtctcagtccggcatagttttaatttgccaggaagtttcatatcagtgcacactccgctgcagagtgaaaatctcattctggaaacatcccccaggccgtggctaagccgtgtctccgcaatatcctttctttcaggagtgctagttctgcatggttggcaggagagcttctgtaaagtttggaaggtaggagacgaggtactggcagaagtaaagctgtgagtaccgggcgtgagtcgtgcttcggtagctcagatggtagagcacttgcccgcgaaaggcaaaggtcccgagttcgagtctcggtccggcacacagttttaatctgccaggaagttccatatcagcgcacacatcgctgcagagtgaaaatctcattctggctccaTGTTCAATATTGTacgatgaactgtgtgctccgaaacacttgtgcgtgcaccagcaacacgctctttcggcagaaatgccaccGATcaacatctatcctactttacagagcacacaagtctcagaaccccacgttctgtgaagagtcgtcgaCATGCAGCTATTTAGCGCCTATTGGTAGTTtcgctgtccttctacctctttccgtggatgctcacgacagtagcacgtgaacattcgaccagcatcgccgttttcgagatactcgttcacagactttgTGTAATAATATTCTGTACTTAGTCAAAGTCGATATCTCAGTGGTTTCCCCTTTTGAAGCCCATATGTTGGCTAGGGTGATccgccgtccgtgtctgctccgcttacactcttttgttaccgcgtcacgtgaccgcagcgtcgcggtgggcagtggtcataatgtctcGGCTGATCGGTGTATACCGGCCGGCAGGCAGTCACTTGATACTTGACTCGGCAGCTTGCTCGGTCAAGAAGCACTCGTGTGGGCCCACGCTGAGTACCGCCTCCTGCGTACAGTGGTCGCGCCTATGCTAGCGGCCCACGATGCGAGAGCGAAATTAGATGCGACATGGAAGTCTTACCAACTGTAGAAGCGAACTATATTCTTCATGTTTTTAGCGAGAATTTTAAATAAACAtctgatttcttcattttcatctaTTACTAACACAACCTCATGATTTTGTATTTTATCAAACTGTCTCATATCAAACATCTTTAAGAGTAAAACGTAGCATGCACGTTTTCTTTCTTCTCCGGATGTTTTGTGTTTATAAGAGGCAAAAATGCCCTCACTAAAATGAACGTCTTTCGTAATGCGCACGGCTTTTTGTGCTGCTATTTTCAGTGTATGGCTAGGCCGACGGCGAGTGCTGCTACGGACGTCCGCGGATGATCGAACAGGGTTATTCGTCTGTAGAAAAACCAAGAGTTTGGCGTGCACTGCTGTTGCAATTAACAGGGCCAGCTACACGAAGCGAACTGTGAAATACTTGTCGGTTTTTACTTCAATGTCCAGACTTTTCACTAGCAGTCTGATAGGACAAGGTTAGTAGATTGTGAAGTCGAGAAAACAGCCTGTAGCGCATCTGGGTATGTACGGGTACGCGCCCAAGCGTACAAAGCAAATTGTTTGCTACAAATGGCTTTATTTAATTCACAATGTATGATGACTTGACTCAGAATTGCCTTTAAACGTTTATTAATAACAGATCTATGTTAGTacgtagaaatgaaaaaaaagatacTTACGCCTGCCGAAAAAGGTGTCGATGCGTTGGTATCATTTTATCAACCTACTTCATACACTTAGGCCTGCTGCCTTGACTCCATGAGTGTCACTTTGTTTCGATACTTCGCGACATATCTCTGCCGAGTCCTCGAAAGACAGGCTGCtgctaatttctttctttctttttttggttaTCTGCTTGTTTTGTATTTTTCGTAAGAGTATGGTTCTCGTTCTCTCTGATTGGCATCGAGGAGTGATGGGTATATTTCCAAAATGTCTGTTCCGTATACACTCGATAAGAAAGAGAAATTTTCATAACTGATTAAATTCTAAAACGTTAGTTCCGTCGGGTCCTACACGAATAAGCTTATTCTTTACAGGTTTTCTAGAATCCGTGACTATGCACTGAATATGAAGGTAGCAATGTATAAAGCTTTTCAGGCTCGTCTTTGGATGATAACATGTGAGATACATGTcggaacctgaaaaggttcgaatacTGTTGTATGAGAataaacgaaaatttaaaaaagtagctTGGTATAGTTTACCGGATTAGTACTTAAACTGGTTTCAAAAATTACTAATATCATGACAATTTCGAGTTGTAACTAGTTTAAAGATCCTGAAGAACCATGATTTAATTGTGCAATAGCTTTCTTTCTCTACTTTCATTCCCTCCTCCTTAGAGTTCTGCGGGCTGTTCTAGAAATTTACTGTTTTTAGTCAAGTACTACATTAATTTTGGAGTGGGGTGGGGAATAGTTAGCAGGGGACATCCAGTCCAGCATTAGCCTGATGATCTAGAGAAACCTCCAGAGCACCTGGGTCGGAACCGCGGGATTCGAATTATTTTTGTTTCCGGAACAATAGTGAAGCATCATAAAACTCAAATAATTATGACGATAGCTATAACAGCAATGGTTGCAAATGATGGTAGAATACTGGACGCAGCATTTGCAGTGTCATAGTTTTCCTTGTTCTCGACTGCGGAATCTGGTTCATTGGATTCATTGTGTGATGTTTCTGAAGTGCTTTCTTCACCGCCAGTGGTATCTGATTCGTTGAGCGATTCTTCTGGAGTGGCTTTATGGTCATCAAGAAAGATAGAGGAAGGGAGATCCGAAGCAGAATCTTCGCAGTCGACCCGGAGATCGGGCCGAACCACGTTAAACTGAGTTTTCACGGACGGGCAGTGGAGACGTCGATTACCAATCAGAGAGAGAACCTTGAGGGATGGCATCCCTTCGACGATCCCAACGTCGATGCTCGCAAGGTTACAGTTGTCCAGGTACAGTTCTTCCACTGAAGAGCTGACCATTCGCGGAAACTGCTGGAGGTTGGGATTATCCACCAGGACTACAGTTCTTAAAAATTTGTTGCAACTGACGCTCAGACTGTCCAGCAATTTCAACCTGAAACAAGAAACATGAGAAAAATTAGTTGATCCTTGCGGTGATACGTTTCAAAGCATTTGGAAGACGAATAAAACAAAATCGACATAGTTGAATCCTGCATAACGATGTATCTGCTAAGAATAATTGAACAGGTTCAAATAGGAGGTGAAGATAGAGGATTAACAGCAGCTTCTATGTTATTTCTGACCTCTTTCTCTCTCCTCTGAGTAGGGGAActggggcagaacgggatagcggggcataatgggaaattgctcttttgtagactggacagtgttgcaacctattgtatgggcatgtaactatttctccgaatggaagggaagtgagggcagccattcagatttaatttgaagtgcgagatctaagtgaattgttgtccttCACGTTACCGCTTGAGTTGTCCTAatttttggtgaatttcaacgctaCGTAAGCTGTTAActgttaattgtataccctaaaatgacacattcccttaacttgcatggcatttgttatactttagaTATTTAAtacgtttaaatacgtcagttattacactctaTGAAAGTTGTTAAACTCAAAAGTactcttggggcggaacgggacggggcagaatgggatggtgtcccgttctgccccgtcatattttgatgcaagtagaaagcaaacccagcctcgatgttcatggatgccagactctcccaaccagctatgttcgccgaacaactcagctttccagatattcCCCGaagctgtcattccaatcccactgatctgtcaaaatactcggcggactacaacacgaaaaggaaaaaccgtcgtatttACAGATTatccttataagaaggaactgcagaatgctgtcgcacgtaaagtaggcctacaggaaggcggagggtgcacaaatatgaacaatgtcaggacagagacgtcaggtgcaatgcaactttaggcaaaaatatcaaactgtacacccaaaaaaacCAAAGCAGAGGACATCAGAGACCTTAAGAAAAatgaagaagatgatggagaagagagaatcagagagagagagaaaggatgctgcgtgtctctactgtggggacttctactccgtttctaatgagggctgtgacgcatgccagagtgggcaca containing:
- the LOC126198856 gene encoding leucine-rich repeat neuronal protein 2-like, giving the protein MFGKLAVLSLCVPACTTAEMACEWYPSADYQDVGQQCSGMAVTEVPRLLPSGLQLLLLTNTAVSSLDSSSFRGRVPPKVTTLKVTGGALTSVGAHAFCALPALTLLDLSRNQLKLLDSLSVSCNKFLRTVVLVDNPNLQQFPRMVSSSVEELYLDNCNLASIDVGIVEGMPSLKVLSLIGNRRLHCPSVKTQFNVVRPDLRVDCEDSASDLPSSIFLDDHKATPEESLNESDTTGGEESTSETSHNESNEPDSAVENKENYDTANAASSILPSFATIAVIAIVIII